GTTGGGCTGGAGCTTTGCTCGTTCGATGCTTCCTGGTGGCAACCCTGAATTGGTCCGGCAAGTGCCAGTGATGCTTAGCCGCTATCGGGCCCGCCGCTCAGCGGCGGCGGAATTGGAACGCGAACAGAGCCAGTCCGCCCATACTTCCGTGGCGTCGCGTCTCCATGAACTGATGGAAATGAGCGAACAGGAGCGGCGCGTCTATGAAATACGCCGCCTGTATCTGCCGAGGCTATTGAAATGGGACGATCGTAATTTCATGGCCTTCGGCGTCGAGGGGCGCTATCCGTTTCTCGATCACCAGTTGATCGAATTGGCGCTGTCGTTTGCGCCCGAGACCCTCTATGCGCATGGATGGATCAAGGAGCCGCTCCGTCGTGGACTCGAAGGGATGCTTCCGCAATCAATCCTCCGCCGCCGCACCAAGTTTGGATTTGAAACGCCGCAGTCCGATTGGCTTCGCGGCCCGCTCAGGTCCGTACTCGAATCATGGGTCAAGAGCGATGCACCGATTTGGAACTACGCGGAACGGGACAAAGTCCGCGAACTCTGTCGTGAAGTTTGGACCCGCTGCACTTCGGGCGATGAAACCGGACAATCGTTGATGCGACTTTTTCTCGCGGATCGCTGGCTGCGATTGTTTTTCGGTTAAATGTCGGTCCCGACTCTTTCTCTGCCCGAGCCCATTTCCAAACCCGCTGTGCGGCGACGGCTTTGCATCTTGACGCAGTATTTCCCTCCGGAAATGGGTGCGCCGCAGGCCCGGCTTTCAGAACTCGGCGAGCGGCTCATCGACCTCGGTTGGGAAGTGGAAGCCCTGACGGCGCTGCCGAACTATCCGACAGGGAAAGTGTTCGCGGGCTACGACGTTCGCAAGCCGGTTGTCGAACAGATCGGCCGGATTCGGACGGTTCGGGCGCCGCTGTACACTGCGAAAAGCGGATTCACTAGGCGGTTGCGTTCCTATTTTTCGTTCGCCGCCTCGGCTTCGCGATATGGACCGCGGCTTTGTCAATGGCCCGACCTGCTATACGTCGAGTCGCCGCCGCTCTTCATCGGCTACGCGGCCCGCTACTTATCGTGGCGATGGAATTGCCCGTTTGTGTTCAACGTCAGCGACCTTTGGCCCGAGTCGGCGATCCGGATGGGAATCGTCAAGGCGGGGTTCGCGACGCGAATGGCCGAGCGTTTAGAGCACAAACTATATCGAATGGCGGCCGGCGTGACGGGGCAATCGGCAGAGATCATCGCGGCAGTGCGGCGCTGCGCTCCCTCCGTGCGTGCCGAGATAATCACCAACGGCGTCGATCCGGATCGCTTCGGCCGCGCTCGAACCGATGCAGCCGCCCGCGAACTCCTGGGTCGCGAACCCGGACCCATCTTCATTTTTGCCGGCTTGTTGGGCCTGGCCCAGGGACTCGATCAGGTCCTAGACTTGGCCGCGGCGCTTCCGCTCGACGTTCCAGGGCGTTTTGTGCTTGTCGGCGAAGGACCGGCCCGCGAACAACTCGTCGCGCGCATTGAGCGCGAACGGATCGGCCGCGTTAAAATCATTCAAGCTCAGCCGCGCGAGCGAATCCCGGCGCTTTTGGCGGCGGCCGACGTCGCCCTGATTACGCTCGGCATGTCGATCCCCGGCGCGGTGCCGAGCAAGATTTACGAAGCGATGGCCACGTCGCTGCCGATTCTGCTCGTGGCCG
This DNA window, taken from Pirellulales bacterium, encodes the following:
- a CDS encoding glycosyltransferase family 4 protein; protein product: MTQYFPPEMGAPQARLSELGERLIDLGWEVEALTALPNYPTGKVFAGYDVRKPVVEQIGRIRTVRAPLYTAKSGFTRRLRSYFSFAASASRYGPRLCQWPDLLYVESPPLFIGYAARYLSWRWNCPFVFNVSDLWPESAIRMGIVKAGFATRMAERLEHKLYRMAAGVTGQSAEIIAAVRRCAPSVRAEIITNGVDPDRFGRARTDAAARELLGREPGPIFIFAGLLGLAQGLDQVLDLAAALPLDVPGRFVLVGEGPAREQLVARIERERIGRVKIIQAQPRERIPALLAAADVALITLGMSIPGAVPSKIYEAMATSLPILLVADGEPACRVNESQCGLAVSPGELASLQSAYATLATDAELRNRLGAAGRRAAETTYARTQIAARLDQFLSSLLPTNCAPQVVS
- a CDS encoding asparagine synthase C-terminal domain-containing protein, yielding DEAARLFREKLVDSVSIHLRSDVPVGCALSGGLDSSAIAGCVKHLANGSARSLETFSVIFPGCAVDEQPFANQVVEHCRCSPHFSTPTPDEFLDDLDRFLWIHDEPVGSLAQYACFALARLTRSCGVPVTLNGQGGDEILAGYWQSYFMHLRGLFRSGRVLRLGWSFARSMLPGGNPELVRQVPVMLSRYRARRSAAAELEREQSQSAHTSVASRLHELMEMSEQERRVYEIRRLYLPRLLKWDDRNFMAFGVEGRYPFLDHQLIELALSFAPETLYAHGWIKEPLRRGLEGMLPQSILRRRTKFGFETPQSDWLRGPLRSVLESWVKSDAPIWNYAERDKVRELCREVWTRCTSGDETGQSLMRLFLADRWLRLFFG